In Candidatus Desulfofervidus auxilii, one genomic interval encodes:
- a CDS encoding indolepyruvate ferredoxin oxidoreductase subunit alpha yields MYLVTVNKDKCEGCGACISICPMDVFEMVDDEIEVVDVSSCKECESCVEVCPLEAIEISEL; encoded by the coding sequence GTGTATCTTGTTACTGTTAATAAAGACAAATGTGAAGGATGTGGAGCATGTATAAGTATTTGCCCAATGGATGTGTTTGAAATGGTTGATGATGAAATAGAAGTGGTGGATGTTTCTAGTTGTAAAGAATGTGAAAGTTGTGTGGAGGTATGTCCTTTAGAGGCTATAGAGATAAGTGAGTTATAA
- a CDS encoding DVU0298 family protein, with protein MHLQKQTIKELLLKRDFEQIIFLCNKNVRAFKFLRSCLYDVDSRIYWPAIEAIAKLMQVWWQENKKEKVREFIRNLFWSMNDESGGIGWNAPQTVAEIIIHIPQLLEPYGSMMVAHAFEEPPLVKGGLWGIGRLGERIKDSVSFFQNEIFSQVLKINEPETLGLFAWAMGKVSFKPALPYLKDLLQRTEEVAIYIDGKFYKKPLGKWASEAIKKIKGK; from the coding sequence ATGCATTTACAGAAACAAACCATTAAAGAGTTACTTTTAAAAAGGGATTTTGAACAAATTATCTTTTTATGCAATAAAAATGTGCGTGCTTTTAAGTTTTTGCGTTCCTGTCTTTATGATGTTGATTCAAGAATTTATTGGCCAGCAATAGAGGCTATAGCTAAATTAATGCAAGTGTGGTGGCAAGAGAATAAAAAAGAAAAAGTGAGGGAGTTTATACGAAATCTTTTTTGGTCTATGAATGACGAATCAGGCGGTATTGGCTGGAATGCACCTCAAACTGTGGCAGAGATAATTATCCACATTCCTCAACTACTTGAACCCTATGGCAGTATGATGGTTGCTCATGCCTTTGAAGAACCACCATTGGTGAAAGGTGGATTATGGGGTATTGGACGTTTAGGAGAAAGGATAAAAGATTCAGTATCCTTTTTTCAAAATGAAATTTTTTCACAGGTTTTAAAAATAAATGAACCAGAAACACTAGGGCTTTTTGCCTGGGCAATGGGAAAAGTGAGCTTTAAACCTGCTTTGCCTTATTTAAAAGATTTACTTCAGCGAACTGAAGAAGTAGCAATTTATATTGATGGCAAGTTTTATAAAAAACCATTAGGCAAATGGGCAAGTGAAGCAATAAAGAAAATAAAGGGTAAATAA
- a CDS encoding FprA family A-type flavoprotein produces the protein MMPQKIKEDIFFIGIRDWDRRLFDELIPLPDGTSYNAYLVKGSEKIALIDTVDPTKKEALINQLKTLNLSELDFVISQHAEQDHSGVLPEVLNLYPKAKLVTNKKCQSLLMDLLLIPKDRFLIIEDGQRLSLGNKTLRFIFTPWVHWPETLCTYLEENKILFSCDFFGSHYATSKLFANEKEVYFPAKRYYAEIMMPFRKNIKRNLEKIEGFEIEMIAPSHGPIYFHPQFILDAYKQWVSDEVKNEVIIPYVSMHGSTEKMVNFFIDCLIQRGIGVKPFMLSKTDIGELAMAMVDAATIVLAAPMVLAGPHPLAIHTAYLANALRPKAKFASFIGSYAWGGKLLETIKGILSNFKGEFLEPILARGYPKKADFENLERLADEVLSKHKEIGII, from the coding sequence CTGATGCCTCAAAAGATTAAAGAAGATATATTTTTTATTGGAATTAGGGATTGGGATAGGCGTTTATTTGATGAGCTGATCCCTCTACCTGATGGCACTAGTTATAATGCCTATTTGGTTAAAGGCAGTGAAAAAATAGCCCTTATTGATACAGTTGATCCCACAAAAAAGGAAGCTTTAATCAATCAGTTAAAAACCCTTAACCTCTCAGAGCTTGATTTTGTTATTTCTCAACATGCTGAGCAGGACCATTCAGGTGTTCTACCAGAGGTGCTTAATCTTTATCCTAAAGCAAAATTGGTAACAAATAAAAAATGTCAATCTTTGCTTATGGATTTACTACTTATTCCTAAAGACCGCTTTTTAATTATAGAAGATGGACAAAGGCTTTCTTTAGGTAATAAAACCTTACGCTTTATCTTTACTCCTTGGGTTCACTGGCCAGAAACTCTGTGCACTTATCTTGAAGAAAATAAAATCCTTTTTAGCTGTGATTTTTTTGGCTCACACTATGCTACAAGCAAATTGTTTGCAAATGAAAAGGAAGTTTATTTTCCAGCTAAACGCTATTATGCTGAAATCATGATGCCTTTTAGAAAAAATATAAAAAGAAATCTTGAAAAAATAGAAGGTTTTGAAATTGAGATGATTGCTCCAAGTCACGGCCCAATTTATTTTCATCCCCAGTTCATCCTGGATGCTTATAAGCAATGGGTCTCTGATGAAGTAAAAAATGAAGTGATTATTCCCTATGTTTCTATGCACGGAAGCACAGAAAAAATGGTTAATTTTTTTATAGACTGTCTTATCCAAAGAGGCATTGGCGTAAAACCCTTTATGCTCAGCAAGACAGATATAGGGGAATTAGCAATGGCCATGGTAGATGCTGCTACTATTGTACTGGCAGCCCCTATGGTGCTAGCTGGGCCTCATCCCCTAGCTATACATACGGCCTATTTGGCTAATGCCCTCCGTCCCAAGGCAAAATTTGCTTCTTTTATTGGTTCATATGCTTGGGGAGGTAAGTTATTAGAAACTATTAAGGGAATACTTTCTAACTTTAAGGGTGAGTTTTTAGAACCTATTTTGGCCAGAGGATATCCAAAGAAGGCTGATTTTGAAAATCTTGAAAGATTAGCAGATGAAGTCTTAAGTAAACATAAAGAAATTGGCATTATTTAA
- the mutM gene encoding bifunctional DNA-formamidopyrimidine glycosylase/DNA-(apurinic or apyrimidinic site) lyase, producing the protein MPELPEVEIIVRKLKTFLIGKVPIRIICNKAKLLKTSQCLSMALDRPIYDISRKGKLIILSVPPYAWLIHLKMTGQLWWQHKDTPLPSYTHLTILFKDTEYQLRFADSRQFGYLQIVPEKVLSQVPFLQKLGPDALTITPLTFKKRLQNRHAIIKSLLLNQQCLAGLGNIYSDEALWLAKIHPLTPANTINQTQIKKLTIAIHKVLKRALKLGGTSIKSYVHPDGQKGLYQNCLFIYGKAGLPCQRCGSLIKRLKIGGRSSYFCPVCQPRIN; encoded by the coding sequence ATGCCTGAGCTTCCAGAGGTAGAAATCATTGTAAGAAAACTTAAAACTTTTTTAATTGGAAAGGTTCCAATAAGGATAATATGCAATAAAGCAAAGCTTCTAAAGACATCACAATGTTTATCCATGGCATTGGACCGCCCTATTTATGATATATCACGTAAAGGTAAATTAATTATTCTTTCTGTCCCACCTTATGCCTGGCTTATTCATTTAAAGATGACCGGACAATTATGGTGGCAACATAAGGATACTCCCTTACCGTCCTATACGCATTTAACCATTTTATTTAAAGATACAGAATATCAATTGCGTTTTGCAGATTCACGCCAATTTGGTTACTTACAAATTGTGCCTGAAAAGGTGTTATCCCAAGTGCCTTTTTTACAAAAATTAGGGCCAGATGCTTTAACTATTACTCCACTTACATTTAAAAAAAGACTGCAAAATAGACATGCAATTATTAAATCTCTATTACTTAACCAACAATGCCTAGCAGGATTAGGCAATATTTACAGTGATGAAGCCTTATGGTTGGCAAAAATTCATCCCTTAACACCTGCAAACACTATAAATCAAACACAAATAAAAAAACTCACTATAGCCATACATAAAGTATTAAAACGTGCTTTAAAGCTAGGCGGCACTTCTATAAAAAGCTATGTCCATCCAGATGGACAAAAAGGACTTTATCAAAATTGCTTGTTTATTTATGGCAAAGCAGGTTTACCTTGTCAACGTTGTGGTAGTCTTATTAAACGTCTTAAGATTGGTGGCAGAAGTAGCTATTTTTGCCCTGTTTGTCAGCCCAGGATTAATTAA
- a CDS encoding desulfoferrodoxin has product MTKRLQIYKCEVCGNIVEVLHEGKGELVCCGQPMKLYEENTVDAAKEKHVPVIEKIEGGFKVKVGSVTHPMEEKHYIEWIEVIVDGKAYRQFLKPGEIPEAVFNIEAEKIIAREYCNLHGLWRVDG; this is encoded by the coding sequence ATGACCAAAAGATTGCAGATTTACAAATGTGAGGTGTGTGGAAACATTGTGGAAGTTTTACATGAAGGTAAGGGTGAACTGGTCTGTTGTGGGCAACCGATGAAACTTTATGAAGAAAATACTGTGGATGCAGCCAAAGAAAAGCATGTGCCTGTGATTGAAAAGATAGAAGGTGGTTTTAAGGTAAAGGTGGGAAGTGTTACTCATCCTATGGAGGAAAAACATTACATTGAATGGATTGAGGTCATTGTTGACGGTAAGGCTTATCGGCAGTTTTTAAAACCAGGAGAGATACCTGAAGCTGTTTTTAATATTGAGGCAGAAAAAATAATCGCAAGGGAATATTGTAATTTACATGGTTTGTGGCGCGTTGATGGCTAG
- a CDS encoding rubredoxin — protein MKKYKCTVCGYVYDPEKGIPPGTPFEKLPEYYKCPVCGFPEEKYVPLEEN, from the coding sequence ATGAAAAAATATAAATGCACAGTTTGTGGGTATGTTTATGATCCAGAGAAGGGGATTCCTCCAGGGACTCCTTTTGAAAAATTGCCTGAATATTATAAATGCCCAGTGTGTGGATTTCCTGAAGAAAAATATGTGCCATTGGAGGAAAACTGA
- the rd gene encoding rubredoxin, translating to MKYKCQVCGYVYNPEVGNPGNGISPGTAFADLPDDWVCPVCGATKDEFKPEV from the coding sequence ATGAAATACAAGTGTCAGGTATGTGGTTATGTGTATAACCCAGAGGTAGGGAATCCAGGTAATGGGATTTCCCCAGGGACAGCGTTTGCAGATTTACCTGATGATTGGGTTTGTCCTGTGTGTGGAGCCACCAAGGATGAATTTAAACCCGAAGTTTAA